The following nucleotide sequence is from Vicinamibacterales bacterium.
CAAGGGCGTCGTCATCGCGAAGGACCAACTGAACGCCGCCCACACCATCAAGTCGATGATGGTGGACCGACGGTTCGGCGACGCCGGGACTCGCATCGTGATCGAGGAGTTCATGGAGGGCCAGGAGGTGTCGGTCTTCGCGCTGACCGACGGCCGTCGGGCCGTGCTGCTGCCGACCGCGCAGGACCACAAGCGAGCCCATGACGGCGACCGCGGGCCGAACACCGGCGGCATGGGGGCATTTGCGCCGAGCCCGCTCGTGGACGACGAGCTGCTCGATCGGATCCGCGACACCATCGTTCTGCCGACCATCGACGGGATGCGCGCCGAAGGCCGCGAGTTCCGGGGCTTCCTGTACGCAGGCCTGATGCTCACCCGCGAGGGTCCGAAGGTCGTGGAGTTCAACGTGCGGTTCGGCGATCCGGAGGCGCAGGTCGTCCTGCCGATGATCGACGACGAGCTCGCTCCGCTGCTTCGCGATGCCGCCGCCGGAAAACTCGGCCAGGACTCGTGCCGGGTGCGTGACTGGCCGCGGGTCGGCGTCGTGCTCGCCTCCGGCGGCTACCCGGATTCGTACGAAACGGGCAAGCTCATCACTGGTCTGGCGGATGCCGCCTCGGTGCCGGGTGTGGTCGTCTTCCACGCGGGCACCGCGCAACGCGGCGCCGAGATCGTCACCGCTGGTGGACGTGTGCTGACGGTGGTGGCCGAAGGCAAGGACTACCGCCAGGCGATGGCACGGGCGTACGCTGCGGCCGGCCGGATCGGCTTCGACGGCATGTTCATGCGCAAGGACATCGGACTGAAGGCACTCTCAGCTCGAGGCTGAGCAGCGACCTCCGACTGACACTCCGCGGATCCGACTGATATGTCACCTATCTCCGTCCTAATCCTGATCGGCTCCGATTCGGATGCGCCCGTGATGCAGCCGGCCGCGGACCTGTTGAAGGAACTCGGCATCCCGTGCGAGATGACCGTGGCGTCAGCGCACCGTTCACCGGCCCGCGTGCAGCGCCTGCTTGCCGAAGCGCCAGGCCGCGGCGTGCAGGTGTTCATTGTCGGCGCGGGCGCGGCCGCTCATCTGGCGGGCATGGTTGCGGCGCACACCACGCGACCCGTCATCGGCGTGCCCATCGATTCGTCCGCGCTGAACGGACTCGATGCGTTGCTGTCCACGGTGCAGATGCCGCCGGGCGTCCCGGTGGCCACGGTCTCGATCGGGAAACCCGGCGCGACGAATGCCGCCGTGCTGGCCGCGCAAATGCTGGCCCTCGCCGACCCGGCACTGTCGGCCCGGCTCGACGAGTACAAGAAGACGCTGGCCGACAAGGTCGAACAGGCTGCCTCGCGGATTGCGCCGTCGTAATCCCAGCGCCGAAAGTCGAGAGCCCAGAGCCTTGAAGTACGCCATCCTGACGTTCGGCTGTCGCGTCAACCAGGCCGACTCGTTCGACTTCGAGCGCGACCTGCATGCGTGTGGTGGTGTGCCGGCCCCGCCCGAGACCGCCGACGTGGTTGTCGTCAACACGTGCACGGTGACGGCATCGGCGGACCGGAGCGCAAGAAGCGCCATCCGCCGAATCGCCAGGGCGAATCCGAACGCGCACATTCTCGCCACCGGGTGCTACGCGACGCGTCTGCCGGGCGATCTCGACCGACTGCCCGGTGTCGTGGCGCTGCTGCCGAACGACGGCAAGCAGCAGTTCACCGACTGGCTCGATCAGTACGCCGACCCCGAAATACGGGCGGTCGAGCCGTTTCGACACCAGGCGCCCATCCCGGGCACCGCCGGGCGCACCGCCTATCCGCTTCGCGTGCAGACCGGCTGCGACGGGTCTTGCAGCTACTGCATCGTGCCGAGCACCCGCGGCGTCAGCCGCAGCCAACCGCTGGAGGGCGTGCTGCGCCAGGTTCGGCGGCTCGAGGCAGCGGGATACCGGGAACTGTGGCTGACCGGCGTGCATCTCGGCTCGTATGGGCGCGATCTCCGGCCGGCGTCGTCGCTGGCCGATCTGCTCACAGCCCTCGATCGTGTGCCGGGCGACGTGAGGTTCCGAATCAGCTCGCTCGAGCCGATGGACTGCACGTGTGGGATTGTCGATTTCGTCGCAGGCTCGCGCCGCTTCCTGCCCCACCTGCATCTTCCCTTTCAGCACGTGAGCGCGCGGATGCTCGAGATGATGAGGCGCCCATATTCGTTTGAAACCTGGAACCGATTGATCGATCATGTTCGCGATCGCCTGCCGGAGGCCGCGATCGGCGGCGATGTCATCGTCGGATTCCCTGGAGAGACCGACCGCGACTTCCAGGCGCTCGCGGATTATCTCGAGCAGGCGTCGCTGACGCATCTCCACGTCTTTCCGTATTCCGATCGGCCCGGAACCGCGGCGGCAGCCTTTCCGTCGAAAGTCGGTGTCGCCGAGATCCGCCGCCGGGCTGACACGGCGCGTCGGCTTGGTCGGGCCCTGACCGATCGCTTCGTGTCCCGCATGCTGTCGACGACTCGCAATGGGCTGACGCTCGGTGACGGGACGCTCGTGCTGACGGACAACTACCTGAAGGTACGCATTTCGCCGGGCCATTCACGAAACGTGCGCGTGCGGGTCAGGCTGCTGCACGCGGATCCGCTGCGCGGGGAGGTGGTGGCGTGAAGACGCTGGCGCTGCTCGGAACGACGCTCGGTTTCGCGTTCAGCGCGGGGCTGAATCTCTACGCGACCGTGCTCGTCATCGGCCTGGCCGTCCGCGTTGGCTGGGTGGCGCTCCCCGGCCAGCTGTCGAGTCTGGCGATCCTCGGCGACCCGATTGTGCTCGGCGTGGCCGGCGTCATGTATGTCATCGAGTTCCTGGCCGACAAGATCCCCGCCGTCGACCATGCATGGGATCTCGTCCACACGTTCATCCGCCCGATCGGTGCGGCGTGGATCGCGTGGCGCACGATCGGCGGAGCCGGGTTCTCGGAACCGGGCGAGGTGGCGCTGTTGCTCGCCGCCGGCGGCGTCGCCCTGTCCGCACATGCCGGAAAGGCCGGAACGCGTCT
It contains:
- the purD gene encoding phosphoribosylamine--glycine ligase, with the protein product MKLLIIGSGAREHALSWKLGRESAAHELVCAPGNAGIADVARLSPVDPADPEAVYALAEREGADLTIIGPELPLTHGVADLFAARGRLLLGPTRLAAELESSKSFAKDFMRRHRVPTAAYQICESPEIALAVLATRQFGYPLVIKADGLAAGKGVVIAKDQLNAAHTIKSMMVDRRFGDAGTRIVIEEFMEGQEVSVFALTDGRRAVLLPTAQDHKRAHDGDRGPNTGGMGAFAPSPLVDDELLDRIRDTIVLPTIDGMRAEGREFRGFLYAGLMLTREGPKVVEFNVRFGDPEAQVVLPMIDDELAPLLRDAAAGKLGQDSCRVRDWPRVGVVLASGGYPDSYETGKLITGLADAASVPGVVVFHAGTAQRGAEIVTAGGRVLTVVAEGKDYRQAMARAYAAAGRIGFDGMFMRKDIGLKALSARG
- the purE gene encoding 5-(carboxyamino)imidazole ribonucleotide mutase — translated: MSPISVLILIGSDSDAPVMQPAADLLKELGIPCEMTVASAHRSPARVQRLLAEAPGRGVQVFIVGAGAAAHLAGMVAAHTTRPVIGVPIDSSALNGLDALLSTVQMPPGVPVATVSIGKPGATNAAVLAAQMLALADPALSARLDEYKKTLADKVEQAASRIAPS
- a CDS encoding MiaB/RimO family radical SAM methylthiotransferase; protein product: MKYAILTFGCRVNQADSFDFERDLHACGGVPAPPETADVVVVNTCTVTASADRSARSAIRRIARANPNAHILATGCYATRLPGDLDRLPGVVALLPNDGKQQFTDWLDQYADPEIRAVEPFRHQAPIPGTAGRTAYPLRVQTGCDGSCSYCIVPSTRGVSRSQPLEGVLRQVRRLEAAGYRELWLTGVHLGSYGRDLRPASSLADLLTALDRVPGDVRFRISSLEPMDCTCGIVDFVAGSRRFLPHLHLPFQHVSARMLEMMRRPYSFETWNRLIDHVRDRLPEAAIGGDVIVGFPGETDRDFQALADYLEQASLTHLHVFPYSDRPGTAAAAFPSKVGVAEIRRRADTARRLGRALTDRFVSRMLSTTRNGLTLGDGTLVLTDNYLKVRISPGHSRNVRVRVRLLHADPLRGEVVA
- a CDS encoding DUF4126 domain-containing protein gives rise to the protein MKTLALLGTTLGFAFSAGLNLYATVLVIGLAVRVGWVALPGQLSSLAILGDPIVLGVAGVMYVIEFLADKIPAVDHAWDLVHTFIRPIGAAWIAWRTIGGAGFSEPGEVALLLAAGGVALSAHAGKAGTRLASASVGGHVFGLGVLLSLAEDVIAFVLTPLAMLQPLLVLAFVLVALCVLAAFIPLTIRAIRRKRRTAPTP